A segment of the Frankineae bacterium MT45 genome:
TTCGGTACGCACAACCTGGCGAGCCTGCCGGTGCTGCTGGAACGGGCCCGGCACAACGCGTCGGCCCAGGTCGAGATCGTGGAGGCATTGCAGAACTTCCCGTCTGACCTGCCCAGCCGTCGCGACTCCCCCTTCTCCGCCTGGGTCTCGGTCTCGGTGGGGTGCGACAACACCTGCACGTTCTGCATCGTGCCGAGCCTGCGGGGCGCGGAGACCGATCGCCGCCCGGGCGATGTACTGGCCGAGATCGAGGCGCTCGTGGCGACCGGAGTAGTCGAAGTGACGCTGCTGGGACAGAACGTCAACTCCTACGGACGCTCGTTCGGCGACCGGCTCGCCTTCGGAAAGCTGCTGCGGGCCTGCGGGCAGATTGATGGCCTCGATCGGGTTCGCTTTACCAGTCCTCACCCGCGCGACTTCACCGATGACGTCATCGACGCCATGGCCGAGACGCCGAACGTCTGCCCGCAACTGCACATGCCGCTGCAGTCCGGATCAGACGAGATCCTGCGGGCCATGCGACGCTCCTACCGCCAGCAGCGGTACCTCCAGATCATCCAGAATGTCCGCGCCCGCATGCCGCACGCGGCGATCACCACCGACATCATCGTGGGCTTTCCCGGCGAGACTGAGGCCGACTTCCAGTTGACCCTCGACACCGTCGCCCAGGCCCGCTTCGCCAGCGCCTTCACCTTTCAGTACTCCAAGCGACCGGGTACCCCAGCGGCGACGATGCCGAACCAGATACCCAAGGAGATCGTTCAGGAGCGCTACGAACGCCTCGTCGCCCTTCAGGAGACGATCTCCGGCGAGCAGGGGAACGCCCTCATCGGAACCGAGGTCGAGGTACTCGTGAACTCCACGGACGGCCGCAAGGACGCCTCGACCGGGCGCGTCTCCGGACGCGCGCGGGACGGCCGGCTGGTGCACGTCGCGGTCGAGCGAGCGGGTGGGCAGGAAGCCGCGACGGTCGCAGCCGGCGACGTACTGCGGTCTCGCGTGACCTATGCGGCACCGCATCACCTGGTCGCCGACGACGGCATCATCGAGTACCGGCGCTGGCGGGGCACTGGGACAGCGACGCACTCCGCCACAGTGAACGGCTCGATGCCGGCACTGCTGAGCATCGGTTCCCGCCCGCCGGCCTGACCGTCCGGCTCTAACCTCGCGTCATCCCAGCCTGGGCATCGACGGAGGGCAGTAGGTGGCTACTCCGATGGCAGCAGGGCCCGCCGATCGGCGACCTCCTGCTGGGCCTTGGCGATGCGGGCGGCGTCGCCTGACTTCTTGGCCCGCTCCAATTTCGCCTCCGCCTCGGCCAGTCGCTCGCGAAGGGCGCTGAGGAACGGGTTGCTCTCCGCGCTGCCGCGTCGCCACTCGGCGTCCGCTGCATCGGCGACGCGCTTCTCGGCCGCCCGCATCCGGTCGTCGGTGCGCCGCATCGCGTCCCGCGGAATGTGACCGACCTCTTCGAAGCGGGACTGGATGTCGCGCAGCGTCGACTGCGCCTGCTTGACGTCGCTGACGTCGATGGCCTCCGCCTCGGCGACGAGTTCAAGCTTCTTCGTGAGGTTCGCCGACTGTTCGGCGTCCCGCTCGGAGAAGGTGGCTGAGCGTCGCGCGAAGAACGCATCCTGGGCGGCCCGGAATCGCGTCCAGAGCGCGTCCTCCACGTTGCGGTTGCCGCGCGGAGCGGCCTTCCACTGATCCATAAGACCACGCAACGCCGCCGCGGTCTCTTTCCAATCGGTGGAGTCGGAGAGCGCCTCAGCCTGGGCTACCAGCTGCTCCTTCGTGCTCTTGGCTACCCCGCGCTGCTCGTCGAGCTGGGCGAAGTGCTGTCCCCGGCGCTTGCCGAAGGCATCGCGGGCCGCCGCGAACCGCTTCCAGAGGGCCTCGTCGGTCTTCCGGTCGATGCCCTTGATGAGCTTCCACTCATCGACGATGGTGCGCAGCCGGTCGCCGGAGGTCTTCCACGACGTCGCGGAAGTCGCGATCTTCTCCGCCTCGGCGACCAACGCCTCCTTGGCTGCGATGGCCTCGCTGCGGGCCTGCTGACGAGCGGCGGCGCTGGCGACGATCTTCTCGTCGCTCTTGCCGAGCAGTGTCTGCAGTCGGGCGTCCAGGCCGGCCACGTCGCCCACGACGGAGGCGGTCTGCAGCTGCTCGCGAAGCGCGCTCGCCTGGACGCGGGTGGCCGCCGGATCACCGGCGCCGGAGTTGAGGCGCTGCTCGAGGAGTGTCACCTCGGTTTCCATGTCCTCGAAGTGTCGCGAGTAGTAGGCGAGGCCAGCTTCAGCGTCCCCTGCCTGCCACGATCCGACGACCCGTTCACCATCAGCTGTTCGGACGTACACCGTTCCGTCAGGATCGATGCGTCCCCATTCGGAGCCCATGACACTGAATTAGACACGAGAGCTTCACCGAACGCGACAGCCGGATAGCCTGCAAGCGTGATTACCGGCATCGCGTTCTGCCCGCACCCGCCAGCGATGGTCCCAATCGTGGGCGGCGCGGCGGCCGTAGATCTGGCCGATCTGCGCTCTGCCGCCCTGGACGCGCTGCATTCTGTGCTGCCCGAGACCGGCGATCAGATCGTGCTCATCGGCGCCGGAGAGGTGAGTCAGGCCCACTCCCCGCTGAGCTGGGGGAGCTTCGGCGGCTTCGGCGTCGATCTGCGGGTGGCGCTGGGTTCGCCCGGCTGCGGCGGCCGCGGCGACTTGCCACTGTCCTTGACCGTCGGCGCCTGGCTCCTCGGTCAGGTGCTCGGTCCGCGCAGCGGGGCGCTGGGATTCAGCGTCGCCCCCGGCTTTGCCGCCAGCCCAGCCGCCCTGGAGCTACTTCGACTGGCCCAATCGCAGGACGTTCGACTCGTCGTTCTCGGGGACGGCAGCGCCCGGCGGGCGACCACCTCGCCGGGGTATCTCGACCCCCGCGCGACTGCCTTCGACGCGTTCGTCGAGGCAGCACTGCGAGAAGGCGACGGCGGCGCTCTGAGCGACCTGGACGAGCAACTGGGCGACGCCCTACTGGCGGCAGGCGTCCCGGCCTGGCGGGCGGCAGGAGCCCTTCTGGAGGGTGCCGAATACGACGCGCAGCTGCTCTACTCCGACGATCCGTTCGGCGTGCAGTACTTCGCCGCCGCCTGGAAGCCGCGGGACGCGCGTGTCTGAGGCCCGTGGGGGTCGGCCTGAGGTGGTGGCCGTCGTGGGGCCGACTGCGACGGGCAAATCCGATCTTGCCGTCGCCCTGGCCCGTGAATTGGACGGAGAGATCATCAACGCCGACTCGATGCAGCTCTACGTCGGTATGGATATTGGTACCGCCAAGCTCACCATCGATGAGCGCGGCGGAATCGTCCACCACCTCCTCGACGTCTGGCCGCTGTCTCGCTCGGCCGCGGTGGCTCAGTACCAGGCGTTGGCCCGGGCCGCGATCGCGGATGTGCGCCAGCGAGGACGTCTGCCCATTCTGGTCGGCGGGTCGGGGTTGTACCTGCGGGGAGCGCTGGATAACCTCGAGTTTCCGGGGGAGTCCCCCGAGATTCGGGGCCGGCTGGCGGCCGAGTTGGACGAGTTCGGCTCGGCGCAGATGCATGCCCGTCTGGCCACCCTCGACGCAGCCGCGGCCGAGGCGATCCTGCCCACGAATTCCCGTCGCATCCTGCGAGCACTGGAGGTCATCGAGATCACCGGTGCGCCGTTTCTGGCGACGATGCCCGCTTTCGAGTCGGTCTACGAATGCCTGCAGATCGGGTTGGATCGCGGCGATCTAGACCAGCGAGTGGAACTGCGGGTCGATCGGATGATGGAGCAGGGTCTGCTAACGGAGATACGGGCACTGCTGCCCTACGGGCTGCGGGAGAGTCCGACGGCCGGGAAGGCTCTCGGGTACGCCCAGTTGCTGAACTGCCTGAACGACGCCGGCGAGGTGACCGGCGACCTGCAGGAGGCGGTGGCGATCACGGTCCGAGCAACCCGGCGCTTCGTGCGGCGGCAGCGTTCCTGGTTTCGTCGCGATCCTCGCATCCGCTGGCTCGACGGCGCCTCCGCCGACGTCGCGGGGCAAGCATTGCGGCTCGCGCTGCCCTAGGCTTGGCCCGTGGATGCGCTTCGGGTCGTCAAGGGACACGGCACAGAGAACGACTTCGTCATCGTGCCTGATATTGACAACAAGCTCGAGCTCACTGATGACCTGGTTCGGGCGATCTGCGACCGCCGGGCTGGAATCGGCGCCGACGGTGTACTGCGTGTCGTCGGGACCGGGCATGAACCGACGTTGGCTGGGCATCAGCCGATCGCGCCCTACTTCATGGATTACCGCAATGCTGACGGCTCGATCGCCGAGATGTGCGGCAACGGCGTGCGCGTCTTCGTCCGGTATCTGCAGAGCGAGGGGCTGGTCGGCGAGCGGGTAGTGGTGGCGACTCGCGGCGGCCTCAAACCGACCTGGCTCAACGACGACGGCAGCATCAGTGTCGAAATGGGGCAGCCGGAGATTCTCGAGCAGCGGCCGAAGGTTTTGGTTGACGGAGGGGAGAGGCTCGACTCCAGTTGGGCCCTCAACATCCCCAATCCGCACGTCATCGTGCCGCTAGGCTCCGTGGCTGAACTCGAAGCCCTTAACCTCGATCGGGCTCCACAGGTGCAGGCGCCGCTTCCTGATGGGCAGAACATCGAATTCGTGGTGCGGCTAGATTCGCGCCATCTCCGGATGCGTGTCCATGAGCGAGGCGTCGGTGAGACCCGATCCTGCGGGACCGGCATCTGCGCGGCTGTAGTCGCCTCAGCTCTCAGCGAGGACGCGGCCCGTGACGAGAGCCGATGGCGCGTCGATGTGCCGGGCGGGACCTGCAGCGTCGTGTGGCGCGCGGACGGCAGTGTCGTGATGACCGGCCCGGCGGTTCTCGTTGCGTCGATTGAGTTCCGGGGCGACTGGCTGGCCCGGCTGCGGCCGAACGCGTGACGGAGTTCGCTCTCAGCTAGGGCAAATGAATGGCGAAGTGGGACGCGGACGTGTCACGCTTACAGTCACGATGACAGAATCTCTCGACGACGACCTTGCGCTCCGCTCCAGCGGTGACGATCCGTTCGCTGACGAACCGTTGGACGCCTTCGACGACGACGTCGTGATCGACGACAGTCGCCGCCATATCCACGGCGGATCAGGCACGGGAGATTTCGAACTCTCCGAGCGTCAGGCGCTGCGCCGGGTCGCCGGCCTCTCGACGGAACTTCAAGACGTCACCGAGGTCGAATACCGACAGCTGCGCCTGGAACGGGTCGTGCTGGTCGGCGTCTGGACGGCCGGAACACTGGCCGAGGCGGAGAATTCGCTGGCCGAGCTAGCTCGCCTGGCTGAGACCGCCGGCTCGCAGGTCATGGACGCGTTGATCCAACGGCGCGACCGGCCGGACCCGGCGACGTATATCGGGTCGGGCAAGGCCAAGGAACTCCGGGACATCGTCAACGGCGAGAACGCCGACACCGTCATCTGCGACGGCGAGCTGACTCCGGGTCAGCTCCGCCAGTTGGAGCAGGTCGTGAAGGTCAAGGTCGTCGATCGGACGGCCCTCATCCTCGACATCTTCGCCCAGCATGCCCGCTCCAAGGAGGGCAAGGCTCAGGTCGAATTGGCCCAGATGCAGTACATGCTGCCCCGCCTGCGCGGTTGGGGTGAGTCGCTCTCCCGGCAGGTCGGTGGGCGGGCCGCCAATGGTGTCGGGATCGGCGGCCGCGGCCCGGGTGAGACGAAGATCGAGATCGATCGGCGTCGGATCAATACTCGGATGGCCAAACTCCGGCGTGAGATCGCCGGAATGAAGACGGCGCGGGACGTGAAGCGCTCGCGACGTCTGGATCACCGGGTGCCGAGCGTCGTCCTGGCCGGCTACACGAACGCGGGGAAGTCGTCGCTGCTCAATCGCCTCACCGACGCCGGCGTGCTCGTCGAGAATGCGCTCTTCGCGACCCTCGATCCCACCGTCCGGCGTTCGGAGACGGCTGATGGCCGGATCTTTACGCTCGCCGACACCGTGGGGTTTGTCCGGCATCTGCCGCACCAGCTGATCGAGGCCTTCCGCTCGACCTTGGAAGAGGTTGCCGAAGCGGACCTCATTCTGCACGTGGTCGATGCCTCCGATCCGGATCCGCAGGCCCAGATTCGCGCGGTTCACGAGGTGCTCGCCGACATCGACGCGACCTCGGTGGCCGAGCAGATCATCTTCAACAAGACCGATCTTGCCGACCCGGCCGTCCTGCTGCAGTTGCGCCGGCTTGTCCCGGATGCGCTCTTCGTTTCGGCACGCTCCGGACGTGGGCTCGATGCCGTCCGGGCGTTGATCGAGGAGCGTCTGCCACGGCCCGATATCCAGGTTTCGGTGCTGCTGCCGTACACCCGCGGCGATCTCGTGGCCCGCATCCACGCGGACGCCCAGATGGACAGCGAGTCACACACCGAACACGGCACCGCGATCTCGGCACGGGTCAGCCAGGAACTGGCGGGTGCTCTGGAGCCGTTCTTGCAGCTAGACGGCGTACCCTCGACCTAGTTGCTCATCACCGCTGCAGCGCCGGACCACGGTCATTCGCCGCCCGGAGCGCCGCTGCCGCACAGAACCAAAGGAAGCGATATGGGATTCGATTCGCCGTCGCATTGGCTGATTGTCATCGCGGTCGTCGCCGTGCTTTTCGGATACAAGAAGCTGCCTGAAATGTCGCGTTCGGTGGGACGTTCGCTGCGCATCTTCAAGACTGAGATGAAGGGCCTGGGCGACGACGACGCCACCCGTGACGCCGCTGCCAAGAGCACGGAGACAGTAGTGGCCCCCGAGGCCGCACTGCCGACGCCTCCTCCGCCCGCTCCTCCGGCGCCACCCGTGACCAACGGTGCCGACGTGAGCCTCAACAAGCCCGTCCCGGCCGATCGCCCGGCGACGCACGAGTAATTCCGGGCTCGCGCCTGCTGCGTCCCCGGCTAGAGCTTTCGCAGCACGGTGACGACCCGTCCCAGCACAGTGGCGTTGGTGCCGTCGATCGGCTGATAGGCCGTGTTGTGAGGCAGCAGCCAGACCTTGCCCTCCCGGCGCTGGAACGTCTTCACCGTGGCTTCGCCGTCGATCATGGCGGCCACGATGTCTCCGTTGTTCGCGTTGGGCTGCTGACGCACGACTACCCAGTCTCCGTCGGAGATCGCCGCGTCGACCATTGACTCGCCGACCACCTTGAGCAGAAAGAGCGTTCCCTCCCCGACGAGCGCGCGGGGGAGCGGGAAGACGTCCTCGACCAGCTCCTCGGCGAGGATGGGGCCACCGGCGGCGATTCGGCCGACGACTGGAACGTAGGCCGGAGTCGGGACTTGGGGAACATCTTCGGCGACGGAGCCGTGGGCGGGATCGTCGGCGAGGCGAACGTCGACCGCGCGGGGACGGTTGGGGTCGCGCCGAAGGTAGCCCTTCTGCTCGAGGGCACGAAGCTGGTGGGCGACGCTGGATGTCGACGAGAGACCGGCCAGTTCGCAGATCTCTCGGATGCTCGGCGGGTACCCGCGGTCTTGGACCGAATCACGAATGATCTCGAGTATGCGGCGCTGGCGCACGGTGAGGCCGTCACCGCGCACGAGACGCTCGGGGAACTCGCTGACATTGGTCGCCTGGAGCGCCTCGATCTCCATGCGCGTCGGTGCGCCGGCACGCCCCGGTACCCGCAGCGCAGCCGAGTTGGCTGCTGTTGAACCTTTTCGCTTTGTTGCCGCCGCAGCGTTGGCGGCCTGAGCGGCCGGCTGGGGCAGCCCGGTGCCGCGAATCACAGGGCTCCGCTTGGCTGACGTCTTCGCGGCGGTCTTGCCTTCGCTCGCCTTCGCAGTGCCCCTACTGGACTGCTTTGGAGTAGACGGATCTGAGCCGGAGTTACGAGGCATGAGGTTCTCCTTGGCGTCGGCGAGCGAGCGGTTTTGTAGGGCTCGTGGGCGGCTGGTCGAGGGGGCGGTCGGGGCCGCCCGGCATTGAGTACGTTAACGCGTCGAGAGCCAGATCTCAAACACATGTTCGAAGGACACGCCGGGCCGCTCTGGTTTCTGTCAGACCCCAATGGTAGAACGTTTGACACAGGTGTTCGATAGAACGATTGTTCGACTTGCGTCCGTTTGATCACCTCGTTGCGAACTCGTTCGGTCACCCTCTCCAGGGGGTGACGGGAGACGAGAACGCACAGGATTGTTCCGAGTTTTAGAGGAGATGCCATGTCTGCCGCAACCGAACTGCCCCCGGTCGTCTGCATTCCGGAGCGGGCCCGTGTGCGCGTGCGCCCGAACGCTCTGCGGGCTGTCCCACCGACCTCGACGGGTCGAGCGCAGCCATGTCGCACGCCGGTCGTCACCCCTCGGCGCCGCGTTGCGGTGGTGACTCGTCCGGAGGTCTCCGCCTTCGTGGAGGTCGGTGAGCAGTTCCGCCCGGCGCCGGTCGCTGACCCGGTTGAGGTGCGCGAGGAGCGACCCCTTGGCGAATCGATGCCACTGGTAGCCAATCGTCCACCTCTGGCCGTGGAGTCGGTCGGGCAGGTCGATGCGGGCATGCTCAGGCTCACCGCGCGGGGACGGGTGGTCCTCCTTCTTGCCGGCCTGGTGCTGAGCGTCGCGTTCCTCCTCGCGGCCCATGCCGGGGCAGGTGCATCCTCGGCCCGGCCCGCAGTGCATCAGCCAGTCGGCGTGCCGGCATCCACGGTTGTCGTACACGACGGAGACACCCTGTGGTCGATCGCGACGCGGGTTGATCCGACCGGCGATCCGCGGAATGCCGTGGAGCGACTGCGCAGACTCAACGGGTTGTCGAACCTGACGCTCATCCCGGGCCAGACGATCCGGACTCGGTGAACTTCGGCCTGAGCGTCGGTCGGGAAGGCGCCGACACGCGCAGGGCCAAGGAAATGTGAGGTTCTTGCGTGGAAGTGGAATTGGAACTAGCCTACCCCTACATGTAGTAGTTACACTGGTGTAAGTCATCCACAAGTTGGGTCTGGCTCTCCACAGGTGTGGTCTACGTCTCCACAAGTCATCCCCAACTTGTCGACACGTCATCCACAGCTGAGCCGATCCGAAGTGGCTCGCCCCAGCGGTGACAACCGCTTATAGGTCAACGGACAGAAGGGAAGGTGTGCCGCATATGCGCTGCCCTTACTGCCGCCACTCTGACTCGCGGGTCGTCGATTCTCGTGAACACGACGAGGGTCAGGTCATCCGCCGCCGGCGCAGCTGCCAAGCCTGCGGCCGACGCTTCACAACGGTCGAAGAGGCGACTCTCGCCGTCATCAAGCGCAGCGGGGTCACCGAGCCGTTCAGTCGCGCCAAGGTCGTGCACGGAGTGCGTCGCGCCTGCCAGGGACGCCCGGTCGACGATGATGCCCTTGCCCAGCTCGCCCAGCAGGTAGAGGACGCGGTCCGCGCGCGCGGCTTGGCCGAAGTTCCGAGCGACGAGGTTGGCCTGGCCATCCTCGGCCCGCTGCGTGAGCTCGACGAAGTCGCCTACCTGCGCTTTGCCAGCGTCTACAACGCCTTCAGTTCCATCGACGACTTCGAGAAGGCGATCGTCGAACTCCGTTCTGAACACCGCAATTCGCACAGCGACAGTCAGCCCCACCCGAACACCCGTTAGATCCCCCGCTCGGACTAGCACCTCGGTGCACAGTCCTGCATCCGTTACCCGACGAACGACCAACTAGCACCGTGAAGGGAAGTCCCGACTCATGACCGAGGCGATCAACAAGAGCGCAGCCAAGGGCTCGGCAGCCGAAGCAGCTGCCGCAACCACCACCTACCCCGCAAATGGTTTGGTGATCGAGCGCGTCTACACCACGGCCGGTCTTCACCCCTACGACGAGGTGAGCTGGGAGCGTCGCGACGTCGTCATGACGAACTGGCGCGACGGGTCGATCAACTTCGAGCAGCGTGGTGTGGAGTTCCCGGACTTCTGGTCGGTCAACGCCGCGAATATCGTGACGACCAAGTACTTCCGCGGTGCAGTCGGCAGCGAGACCCGTGAGTGGTCGCTGCGGCAGCTGATTGATCGGGTCGTCCTCAAGTACCGAGCGGCCGGCGTAGAGCACGGTTACTTCGCCTCGCCCGCCGACGCCGAACTCTTCGAGCATGAGCTCACCTGGATGTTGCTGCACCAGGTCTTCAGCTTCAACTCGCCCGTCTGGTTCAACGTCGGAACGACGTCGCCGCAGCAGGTCAGCGCCTGCTTCATCCTGGCCGTCGATGACACGATGGACTCGATCTTGAACTGGTACCGCGAAGAAGGCCTTATTTTCAAGGGTGGTTCTGGGGCCGGCCTAAATCTCTCCCGCATCCGCTCTTCGCGTGAGCTCCTCTCCTCCGGTGGTACGGCGTCCGGCCCCGTGAGTTTCATGCGTGGTGCTGACGCCTCCGCCGGCACGATCAAGTCCGGCGGCGCAACTCGCCGGGCCGCCAAGATGGTGGTGCTGGACATCGATCACCCTGACATCGAGGAGTTCGTCGAGACGAAGGCCCGCGAAGAGAACAAGATTCGCGTGCTGCGCGACGCCGGGTTCGACATGGATCTGGGTGGATCCGACATCACGTCGGTTCAGTACCAGAACGCGAACAACTCGGTACGGGTGTCTGACGAGTTCATGCGCGCCGTCGAGGAGGGACGCGAGTTCGGGCTCCGGTCGCGTACCGACAACTCGGTCATCGAATCGGTCGACGCTCGTGCCCTCTTCACCAAGGTCGCTCAGGCCGCGTGGGCCTGCGCCGATCCGGGCATCCAGTACGACGACACGATCAACGACTGGCACACCAACCCGGAGACGGGGCGGATCACGGCCTCGAACCCTTGCTCGGAATACATGAGCCTCGACAACACGTCGTGCAACCTGGCCTCGCTCAACCTGCTGAAGTTCCTGGGTGATGACAACGTCTTCGACGGGCAGAAGTTCGTCAAGGCGGTCGAGCTCATCATCACGGCGATGGACATCTCGATCTGCTTCGCCGACTTCCCGACCGAGGCCATCGGCGTCAACACCCGGGCATACCGCCAGCTGGGCATCGGCTACGCAAACCTCGGTGCGCTGCTGATGGCCTCGGGACTGGCCTACGACTCTGAGGGCGGACGAGCCTTGGCCGGCGCGATCACCTCGTTGATGACCGGTACGTCCTACCGGCGCTCGGCCGAGGTGGCCGGAATCGTCGGCGCCTACGACGGATATGCGCGCAACGCCAGCGCCCACACCCGGGTCATTCGCAAGCACGCTGCCGCCAACGACGCAGCGCGTCCGCTGCACCAGAATGACCGCACGCTCTACCAACTGGCCGCTGAGGAGTGGGCCAAGAGCCTTGAGATTGGCGCTCGTAACGGCTGGCGCAATGCTCAGGCCTCAGTGCTCGCACCCACCGGAACCATCGGTTTGATGATGGACTGTGACACCACTGGTGTGGAGCCGGACCTGGCGCTCGTGAAGTTCAAGAAGCTGGTCGGCGGTGGGTCGATGCAGATCGTGAACCAGACGGTTCCGCGGGCGCTGCGAGTCCTCGGATACCAGGAGGAGCAGATCGAGGCGATCGTCGAGTTCATCGCCGCGCACGGTCACGTCATCGATGCGCCCGGCCTGCGCCACGAGCACTACGAGGTCTTCGACTGCGCGATGGGTGCGCGGGCCATCAGCGCGATGGGTCACGTCCGGATGATGGCGGCGGCGCAGCCGTTCCTCTCGGGTGCCATCTCCAAGACGGTGAACCTGCCCGAGAGCGCGACCGTCGAGGAGATCGAAGAGGTCTACATGCAGGGCTGGAAGCTCGGCATCAAGGCCCTCGCCGTGTACCGGGACAACTGCAAGGTCGGCCAGCCGCTCTCGGCCGGGAACGGGGCGAAGGCCGACGCCGAGCCGGAGAAGGTCGTCGAGTTCCGCCCGACCCGCAAGCGGCTGCCGAAGGCTCGCCCGTCGCTCACCACGTCGTTCGCCGTCGGTGGCGCCGAGGGGTACATGACGGCCGGCTCCTACCCGGATGACGGTCTGGGCGAGGTCTTCCTCAAGCTCGGCAAGCAGGGCTCGACCCTCGCCGGCGTGATGGATGCCTTCTCGATCGCCATCTCGATCGCGTTGCAGCATGGTGTGCCGCTGGAGATCTACGTCCAGAAGTTCACGAACATGCGCTTCGAACCGGCCGGCCTCACCGATGACCCGGACATCCGGATGGCACAGTCGGTGCTCGATTACATCTTCCGCCGCCTTGCGTTGGACTACCTGCCGTTCGAGACTCGCTCCGCGCTCGGTATCCACACCGCGGCTGAGCGGACGCAGCAACTGGACACCGGTACGTACGCACCGGTCGAGGAGGATTTCGAGACGCTGGCCCAGTCGGCGTCGGTGGCTGCGCCTGTGACTCCGGCTGAGGGGACCGACCACGTCGTCGCCGAGACGGCCAAGCCGGCACCGCTGCAGGTTCACAGCTCGATGGAGTTGCTGGAGTCAATGATCGGAACCTCCGCCGACGCGCCACTCTGCATGAACTGCGGCACCAAGATGCGGATGGCCGGTAGCTGCTTCGTCTGTGAGGGATGTGGTTCCACCAGCGGCTGCAGCTAAAGACCGCGGCTAGTCCGCATCGTCCCGAAGAATCCGGGACGGTGTTCGGACGGTAGGCATCATGGCGAGGGGTGGAGTCCGAATGAGGACTCTGCCCCTCGCCATTCGTCTTCGTAAGGCAGACCGCTGGACGTGTTAGGCGAGCCTAAGTTAGGCTCACCTAACATGGCCGCGCAAGAGGGGCCGAAACATCCTCGGAGGTCAGGTGTACCGTCGCCGGCGCGGTTTCTCGATGAGTGCTCAGGTGCTGCTG
Coding sequences within it:
- a CDS encoding ribonucleoside-diphosphate reductase class II produces the protein MTEAINKSAAKGSAAEAAAATTTYPANGLVIERVYTTAGLHPYDEVSWERRDVVMTNWRDGSINFEQRGVEFPDFWSVNAANIVTTKYFRGAVGSETREWSLRQLIDRVVLKYRAAGVEHGYFASPADAELFEHELTWMLLHQVFSFNSPVWFNVGTTSPQQVSACFILAVDDTMDSILNWYREEGLIFKGGSGAGLNLSRIRSSRELLSSGGTASGPVSFMRGADASAGTIKSGGATRRAAKMVVLDIDHPDIEEFVETKAREENKIRVLRDAGFDMDLGGSDITSVQYQNANNSVRVSDEFMRAVEEGREFGLRSRTDNSVIESVDARALFTKVAQAAWACADPGIQYDDTINDWHTNPETGRITASNPCSEYMSLDNTSCNLASLNLLKFLGDDNVFDGQKFVKAVELIITAMDISICFADFPTEAIGVNTRAYRQLGIGYANLGALLMASGLAYDSEGGRALAGAITSLMTGTSYRRSAEVAGIVGAYDGYARNASAHTRVIRKHAAANDAARPLHQNDRTLYQLAAEEWAKSLEIGARNGWRNAQASVLAPTGTIGLMMDCDTTGVEPDLALVKFKKLVGGGSMQIVNQTVPRALRVLGYQEEQIEAIVEFIAAHGHVIDAPGLRHEHYEVFDCAMGARAISAMGHVRMMAAAQPFLSGAISKTVNLPESATVEEIEEVYMQGWKLGIKALAVYRDNCKVGQPLSAGNGAKADAEPEKVVEFRPTRKRLPKARPSLTTSFAVGGAEGYMTAGSYPDDGLGEVFLKLGKQGSTLAGVMDAFSIAISIALQHGVPLEIYVQKFTNMRFEPAGLTDDPDIRMAQSVLDYIFRRLALDYLPFETRSALGIHTAAERTQQLDTGTYAPVEEDFETLAQSASVAAPVTPAEGTDHVVAETAKPAPLQVHSSMELLESMIGTSADAPLCMNCGTKMRMAGSCFVCEGCGSTSGCS